A single window of Granulicella mallensis MP5ACTX8 DNA harbors:
- a CDS encoding DNA topoisomerase IB — MESARAAGLRYVSDARPGLQRKQWHHGFRYIDINGSVIHDAETLARIKSLVIPPAWSEVWICPHAKGHLQATGRDARGRKQSLYHPHWREVRDETKYERMLLFGATLPTIRKQVEQDLALPGLPRRKVLATLVRLMETTLIRVGNSEYARQNKSYGLTTLREKHVRVDGSTITFNFQGKSGIHHTVDIHDRRLAKIVQRCQDIPGYELFQYFDHEGMHHTVDSADVNAYLQEITDQPFTAKDFRTWAGTVLSCSLLCGCEVFESETQAKRDVVQAIKAVAAQLGNTPSICRKCYVHPAVLDCYMAGALMEATKRPMKKKLATQYRGLKREEVALVNLLQRQLPRSTA, encoded by the coding sequence GTGGAATCAGCGAGGGCCGCGGGGTTGAGGTATGTCTCCGATGCCAGGCCGGGCCTGCAACGGAAACAATGGCATCACGGTTTTCGCTATATCGACATCAACGGCAGTGTCATACACGACGCTGAAACTCTGGCCCGCATCAAGTCACTCGTCATTCCACCCGCATGGTCCGAGGTCTGGATCTGTCCTCATGCAAAGGGGCACTTACAGGCCACGGGCCGAGATGCCCGAGGTAGAAAACAGAGTCTCTACCATCCGCATTGGCGAGAGGTGCGGGATGAAACCAAATACGAACGGATGCTCCTCTTTGGCGCGACCTTGCCAACGATCCGCAAACAGGTAGAGCAAGACCTGGCATTGCCGGGGCTCCCGCGCAGGAAAGTCCTGGCTACCCTTGTGCGGTTGATGGAAACTACGTTGATCCGTGTCGGAAATTCCGAGTATGCGCGGCAAAATAAATCGTATGGGCTGACTACTCTGCGCGAGAAGCATGTGCGGGTAGATGGTTCGACGATTACGTTTAATTTTCAGGGCAAGAGTGGCATCCATCACACCGTAGACATCCACGATCGCCGGCTGGCGAAGATCGTTCAGCGGTGTCAGGATATTCCGGGTTATGAGCTGTTTCAGTACTTCGACCACGAAGGAATGCACCATACGGTGGATTCAGCGGATGTAAATGCGTATCTGCAGGAGATCACCGACCAGCCTTTCACCGCGAAGGACTTTCGGACATGGGCTGGAACCGTATTGTCCTGCAGTCTTCTCTGCGGGTGCGAAGTGTTTGAATCGGAGACGCAGGCTAAAAGAGACGTAGTGCAAGCGATCAAAGCTGTAGCGGCGCAACTTGGCAATACACCTTCCATCTGCCGGAAGTGCTATGTGCATCCCGCTGTTCTTGATTGCTATATGGCAGGAGCCCTGATGGAAGCAACGAAGAGGCCTATGAAAAAGAAGCTTGCTACGCAATACCGTGGGTTAAAGAGGGAAGAGGTTGCGTTAGTAAACCTTCTGCAACGCCAACTACCTCGTTCAACGGCTTAG
- a CDS encoding FAD-dependent oxidoreductase: MPEIRVMNTSELPCGHKKTVKLGETEILLIHYEEGLVAVQSQCPHAGAPLKEGAICNGRLVCPWHMGTFELSTGALVEPPPMESLKMYPVRVEGGEILVNPEPLPTATSTPVQKEELVLLVGTGAAGAIAATTLRQGGFAGRILAVDPVEEEPVDRTVLSKMALSGEMPLDQIGLSTFSSTKVERIHAAVLELSAAQKEAHLSNGSVVKFDKALVATGGKPKQLEIPGAELAYTIRHPRDVQRILKAAEGKKEAVIVGTSFIGLEAASALVQKGLRVTVVGKEKLPFAKLFGEEVAHALKALHESKGTRFRLEVETSSFDSTWVTIRAGEKDERLPADLIIAGVGVLPDLEFKHDLPRAKDGGIATDASLRAKDEVWVAGDIASVSGTRIEHWRLAQQHGRVAALAMLGQDSRYEGVPFFWTFHYGKQLEYLGHTEDWDEVVIDGDLKELNFMAFYIKQERIAAVLSCERETQTAMLAEVMRSHPTLEQARQAIA; the protein is encoded by the coding sequence ATGCCTGAGATACGCGTAATGAATACGTCTGAACTGCCCTGTGGGCATAAGAAGACCGTCAAACTGGGCGAAACCGAGATTCTGCTCATTCACTACGAGGAGGGTCTCGTTGCAGTCCAGTCGCAGTGCCCGCATGCCGGAGCACCGCTGAAGGAGGGAGCTATCTGTAACGGGAGGTTGGTGTGTCCCTGGCATATGGGCACGTTCGAACTTTCTACAGGCGCCCTGGTGGAGCCTCCTCCGATGGAGTCGCTCAAGATGTATCCAGTGAGAGTGGAAGGCGGCGAGATCCTGGTCAACCCCGAACCTCTTCCGACAGCCACAAGCACCCCCGTTCAAAAGGAGGAACTGGTTTTGCTGGTGGGAACGGGTGCCGCAGGAGCGATAGCCGCGACTACTTTACGCCAGGGTGGTTTTGCGGGACGCATCCTGGCGGTAGATCCAGTGGAAGAAGAACCAGTTGACCGGACAGTCTTATCCAAAATGGCACTTAGCGGCGAGATGCCCCTGGACCAGATTGGATTAAGTACCTTCTCGTCCACAAAGGTGGAACGCATCCATGCTGCCGTCCTGGAACTTAGCGCCGCTCAAAAGGAGGCGCACCTGAGTAATGGCAGCGTCGTGAAATTCGATAAGGCGCTCGTAGCTACCGGAGGCAAACCAAAGCAGCTAGAGATTCCAGGCGCTGAACTGGCATATACGATTCGTCATCCTAGGGATGTCCAACGCATTCTCAAGGCAGCAGAAGGCAAGAAGGAAGCCGTCATCGTTGGAACCAGCTTCATCGGACTCGAAGCGGCCTCGGCCCTGGTACAAAAAGGTCTTCGGGTTACGGTAGTTGGTAAAGAAAAGCTACCCTTTGCGAAGTTATTCGGCGAGGAGGTCGCTCACGCGCTGAAGGCATTGCATGAGAGCAAAGGAACTCGCTTCCGGCTTGAGGTAGAAACCTCCAGCTTCGACTCTACCTGGGTAACGATTCGAGCGGGAGAGAAAGACGAACGGCTGCCAGCCGATTTAATCATCGCAGGCGTCGGTGTTCTTCCAGATCTCGAGTTCAAGCACGATCTACCTCGAGCTAAAGACGGGGGCATCGCTACAGATGCATCGCTGCGGGCAAAGGATGAGGTCTGGGTAGCCGGCGATATTGCCAGCGTCTCAGGCACACGCATCGAACACTGGCGACTCGCACAACAACATGGCAGGGTGGCTGCACTTGCAATGCTGGGGCAAGATTCAAGATATGAAGGCGTACCCTTCTTCTGGACCTTTCATTACGGGAAGCAATTGGAATATCTCGGTCACACAGAAGACTGGGATGAAGTAGTGATCGATGGAGATCTGAAAGAACTCAACTTCATGGCCTTCTATATCAAGCAGGAACGCATAGCTGCAGTGTTGAGTTGTGAACGCGAGACACAGACAGCGATGCTTGCTGAGGTCATGCGAAGCCATCCAACTCTCGAACAGGCACGTCAGGCTATCGCTTGA
- a CDS encoding response regulator, translated as MAAKSNFQVVPLVEVPKNDADFYTSNRRPVVLIVDDERVIADTLSIILKKNGFATLTVYDGKAALELAKAELPDLLISDVVMPGMSGIELAISLTQNVPECKILLFSGQAATVDLLAKAREMGHNFTTLAKPVHPKDMLRRISECLEASDHIPDLEPPPRQHAYPLQ; from the coding sequence ATGGCTGCCAAATCAAATTTCCAAGTCGTTCCGCTCGTTGAAGTACCCAAAAACGACGCGGATTTTTACACCAGCAACCGTCGACCGGTTGTCTTAATTGTGGACGACGAGCGAGTCATCGCGGATACCCTCTCCATCATCCTCAAGAAGAATGGTTTCGCGACGCTCACTGTCTATGACGGAAAAGCTGCCCTGGAGTTAGCCAAAGCGGAGTTGCCCGACCTGCTGATCTCCGACGTCGTCATGCCTGGGATGAGTGGGATCGAACTGGCCATTTCCCTGACTCAAAACGTCCCGGAGTGCAAGATTCTATTGTTCTCGGGACAGGCTGCCACCGTCGACCTGCTGGCAAAGGCCCGTGAGATGGGCCACAACTTCACCACCCTGGCCAAGCCGGTGCACCCTAAAGACATGCTGCGGCGCATCTCGGAGTGCCTGGAGGCATCAGATCATATCCCTGACCTGGAACCGCCCCCCCGCCAGCATGCTTATCCTTTGCAGTAA
- a CDS encoding purine-nucleoside phosphorylase, protein MIKPKVLVIATYETGKDRGDVPGELQYWVERENLDQPIKVTGIDHPLLTNGKGLYAMISGTTSRSAIQMMALAMDPRFDLRQTYFLLSGIGGGNPHQVTVASAVWIRQIVDGDPAFEIDSRETPTSWPYGTIALGATEPGKVPDNVDSAPAAGVSDDGAGGVGRIAYRLNPSLVNWAYQLTKEIKLPDNAALAAQRALFKDFPGAQQNPSVMEGDSLGTDHFWHGAIMTRWAEDWVRLYTKGTGSLAVSDCEDQGVVLAMQELDRLGRVDMKRFLILRTTSNFVMPPPGVHAEKSLFDNLASSPGYLPALDANYRIGSIVVSNLLQHWDQYKNQVP, encoded by the coding sequence TTGATTAAGCCGAAGGTTCTCGTCATCGCAACCTACGAGACCGGCAAGGACCGCGGAGATGTTCCGGGCGAGCTGCAGTACTGGGTAGAGCGGGAGAACCTCGATCAGCCTATCAAAGTTACTGGGATCGATCATCCGCTATTGACCAACGGAAAAGGCCTCTATGCCATGATCAGCGGGACGACCTCGCGTTCCGCCATCCAGATGATGGCGCTGGCCATGGACCCGCGATTCGACCTGCGACAGACTTACTTCCTATTGAGCGGAATTGGCGGCGGCAATCCCCATCAAGTCACCGTGGCAAGCGCTGTGTGGATACGGCAGATCGTAGACGGAGACCCTGCCTTCGAGATCGACAGCCGGGAGACGCCCACCTCCTGGCCCTATGGAACCATCGCACTGGGAGCGACCGAGCCAGGCAAGGTTCCTGACAATGTCGATTCCGCGCCAGCCGCTGGAGTCTCCGACGACGGGGCTGGAGGCGTGGGACGAATTGCCTATCGCCTCAACCCCTCTTTGGTGAACTGGGCCTATCAACTGACAAAAGAGATAAAGCTCCCGGACAACGCGGCTCTGGCGGCTCAACGGGCTCTCTTCAAGGACTTCCCAGGAGCTCAGCAGAATCCATCGGTGATGGAGGGCGATAGTCTTGGCACGGACCACTTCTGGCATGGAGCCATCATGACTCGATGGGCCGAAGACTGGGTGCGACTCTATACAAAGGGCACCGGCTCCCTGGCCGTATCGGATTGCGAAGACCAGGGAGTTGTACTCGCGATGCAGGAGTTGGATCGGCTCGGACGAGTCGACATGAAGAGGTTTCTGATTTTACGGACGACGAGTAACTTCGTGATGCCTCCGCCGGGCGTCCATGCGGAGAAGAGTCTCTTTGATAACCTAGCAAGCTCGCCAGGTTATCTCCCCGCACTGGACGCCAACTATCGGATCGGCAGCATCGTGGTATCGAACCTGCTGCAACACTGGGATCAATACAAGAATCAAGTGCCGTGA